In a single window of the Ruminococcus albus 7 = DSM 20455 genome:
- a CDS encoding peptidoglycan DD-metalloendopeptidase family protein — MNKRKGFIRILSLTAAVCITFTAVSSGIDAERVRADYDYGYDYGYDYGGYTNYDYSGDYGYSGDYGYSGDYGYSGDYGYSGDYGYSGDYGWTDPNQTWTDPNQTWTDPNAGTTDNTSAADTTTVTDVPAGKSDITRISEDLRYMIGKKSALKVEISDADTALREEEKMLKSIRKRTEELDNELYILNRSMSALELRVNSNRRELERINSNIEDGVERLKMRMRALYLSGADSYTTVLLESDSFYDILMRMELIKRVAKHDDNIIDKLYALQETCSVKQAALDDQQAELDKQYALFDAKKAKLDEIYNSSTQAKDLLREKQKKLKEQEAQFNLEKIKTAESLGTILKPTIGAVPFDEEVAATEELANERLKELHDSIKERLKNGEEIPESEPTYTFAWPVPQDHTINSGVGARWGTYHTGIDINGNHGYEIHSCETGTVIMTNTTCTHDYGKYESCGCGGGYGNFVIIDHGNDFLTLYGHLTKVLVEPGDVVRQGDLIGLMGSTGYSTGEHLHLEIRYQGYILNPINYVDLSIDPSRGRPIVDDKDEIIVTERKKDNDSETVKAEEKHDESSKAEDKKAESSKKEENSKAEEDPNAA; from the coding sequence ATGAACAAGCGAAAGGGCTTTATCAGGATACTGTCGCTGACAGCGGCGGTATGCATTACGTTTACTGCGGTAAGCAGCGGTATAGATGCTGAAAGGGTCAGGGCGGATTATGACTACGGTTATGATTACGGATATGACTACGGCGGATATACCAACTATGATTACAGCGGTGATTATGGCTATAGCGGCGATTACGGATACAGCGGTGACTACGGTTATAGCGGCGACTACGGCTACAGCGGTGACTATGGCTACAGCGGCGATTACGGGTGGACTGACCCGAATCAGACGTGGACTGACCCGAATCAGACCTGGACGGATCCGAATGCAGGCACGACAGATAATACATCGGCGGCTGACACAACGACGGTAACAGATGTACCTGCCGGAAAAAGCGATATTACCAGGATATCCGAGGATCTGAGGTATATGATCGGCAAGAAGTCGGCGCTGAAGGTGGAGATATCCGATGCGGACACGGCTCTGCGTGAAGAGGAAAAGATGCTCAAGAGCATCAGAAAACGCACCGAGGAGCTGGACAACGAACTGTATATACTCAACAGATCAATGTCTGCGCTGGAACTTCGTGTTAACAGCAACAGGCGCGAGCTTGAACGTATAAACAGCAATATCGAGGACGGTGTGGAACGTCTGAAAATGAGGATGAGAGCGCTTTATCTTTCGGGCGCGGATTCTTATACCACGGTACTGCTGGAATCTGACAGCTTCTATGATATACTCATGCGAATGGAGCTTATCAAAAGGGTAGCTAAACATGATGACAACATTATAGACAAGCTGTACGCTTTGCAGGAGACCTGCAGCGTAAAGCAGGCAGCGCTGGATGATCAGCAGGCTGAGCTGGATAAGCAGTACGCACTGTTTGATGCGAAGAAAGCCAAGCTTGATGAGATATACAATTCCTCCACCCAGGCGAAGGATCTGCTGAGAGAAAAGCAGAAGAAGCTGAAGGAGCAGGAAGCACAGTTCAATCTTGAAAAGATAAAGACGGCTGAGAGCCTTGGCACTATACTTAAACCTACCATAGGCGCGGTGCCCTTCGATGAGGAGGTTGCGGCAACAGAGGAACTTGCAAACGAGAGGCTGAAAGAGCTCCATGACAGCATCAAGGAGCGCTTGAAGAACGGTGAGGAGATACCCGAAAGTGAACCGACGTATACTTTCGCATGGCCTGTTCCTCAGGATCATACCATAAATTCCGGTGTCGGAGCGCGTTGGGGTACCTATCACACGGGTATAGACATCAACGGCAATCACGGCTACGAGATACATTCCTGCGAAACCGGTACTGTTATAATGACTAACACCACCTGCACACATGACTACGGCAAGTACGAGTCCTGCGGCTGCGGCGGCGGTTACGGAAACTTCGTAATAATAGACCACGGAAATGATTTCCTGACGCTTTACGGTCACCTGACAAAGGTACTTGTAGAGCCGGGAGATGTGGTAAGGCAGGGCGATCTCATCGGACTTATGGGTTCGACGGGTTACTCTACGGGCGAACACCTGCACCTTGAGATAAGGTATCAGGGATATATACTCAACCCCATAAACTATGTGGATCTTTCTATTGATCCCTCCAGGGGAAGACCTATCGTTGATGACAAGGATGAGATAATCGTTACGGAGAGAAAGAAGGATAATGACTCGGAAACTGTAAAGGCCGAAGAGAAGCATGACGAGAGTTCAAAGGCTGAGGATAAAAAGGCAGAAAGTTCTAAAAAGGAAGAAAACTCCAAAGCAGAAGAAGATCCGAATGCTGCCTGA
- a CDS encoding murein hydrolase activator EnvC family protein — MNRLTGFKKVVACTAAVMICISAFSGTGAGMINADNAHAVSKELKENQNDISDKKQDIADLIAKQEELDKKIAETKDDIQSEKENKEAIEEQVATVQKTILALNETIAATQDEISALETSIAEKETQVEEQHEQIVQGVNDFKVRLKTMYVAGNNTYSDIIVGASDFYDMLMKMELVKRVAEHDDDMIDGLVDLKNKYEADVAELNSQKAELEVKQADLETQKEANEGQRNKLAQLVNESQIIIDQKNGDKEIYENNLAIIEQERAQFEKELDQLYSERMAIKTAEKKKADEEKARQEEERKKKEEEERLRQEAEAKKAAEIVNNDDDQNSSGNDTDNSGNDTDNSSYGDNSSSGNDSSEYVPPAPIPTVGKNAAYGYTNSKSNLTWPVPGHYNISFGFGWRNSGSLYGNHKGIDIYDGQIYNAEICAAEAGVVIRAENYCPHDYGKNYSCGCGGGYGRYCIIEHDDGKWTLYGHANNIIVSVGQRVEKEQVLGYVGSTGHSTGPHTHFEVQVDMGGYMGQVDPSNYV; from the coding sequence ATGAACAGACTGACAGGCTTTAAGAAAGTTGTTGCTTGTACTGCTGCTGTTATGATATGTATATCGGCTTTTTCAGGCACAGGTGCAGGCATGATAAATGCTGACAATGCCCATGCCGTAAGCAAGGAGCTGAAGGAAAATCAGAACGACATCTCTGATAAAAAGCAGGACATAGCTGACCTTATAGCTAAGCAGGAAGAACTTGACAAGAAGATAGCTGAAACCAAGGACGATATACAGTCCGAGAAGGAAAACAAGGAAGCTATCGAGGAACAGGTAGCAACAGTGCAGAAGACCATACTTGCACTGAATGAAACTATAGCTGCAACACAGGATGAGATCTCTGCGCTGGAAACATCCATAGCTGAGAAGGAGACCCAGGTAGAAGAGCAGCACGAGCAGATAGTACAGGGTGTGAATGACTTCAAGGTAAGGCTCAAGACCATGTACGTTGCCGGCAATAATACATATTCGGATATAATCGTCGGTGCTTCGGACTTTTATGATATGCTTATGAAGATGGAGCTGGTCAAGAGAGTTGCTGAGCACGATGATGATATGATAGACGGTCTTGTTGACCTGAAGAACAAGTATGAGGCTGATGTGGCTGAACTCAATTCACAGAAGGCTGAACTGGAAGTTAAGCAGGCTGACCTTGAAACTCAGAAAGAAGCTAACGAAGGTCAGAGAAACAAGCTGGCTCAGCTTGTTAACGAGAGTCAGATCATAATTGATCAGAAAAATGGCGACAAGGAGATCTATGAGAACAATCTTGCTATAATCGAGCAGGAGAGAGCTCAGTTTGAGAAGGAACTTGATCAGCTGTACAGTGAACGTATGGCGATCAAGACAGCTGAAAAGAAGAAGGCTGACGAGGAGAAGGCTCGTCAGGAGGAAGAACGCAAGAAGAAGGAAGAAGAGGAAAGACTGCGCCAGGAGGCAGAGGCTAAGAAGGCGGCTGAGATCGTGAATAACGATGATGACCAGAACAGCAGCGGTAACGATACCGATAACAGCGGAAATGATACCGACAACAGCAGTTACGGTGATAACAGCAGCTCAGGTAATGACAGCAGTGAGTACGTTCCCCCTGCACCGATACCTACGGTGGGCAAGAACGCAGCTTACGGCTACACAAACTCTAAATCCAATCTCACATGGCCTGTACCCGGTCACTACAATATATCATTCGGTTTCGGATGGCGTAATTCCGGTTCACTTTATGGTAACCACAAGGGTATAGATATCTACGATGGTCAGATATACAATGCAGAGATATGCGCTGCTGAGGCAGGTGTCGTTATCAGGGCAGAGAACTATTGTCCTCACGATTACGGCAAGAACTATTCCTGCGGCTGCGGCGGCGGATACGGCAGATACTGCATAATCGAGCATGATGACGGCAAGTGGACTCTTTACGGCCACGCAAACAACATCATCGTATCTGTGGGACAGCGCGTAGAAAAGGAACAGGTACTTGGCTATGTAGGTTCAACAGGTCATTCCACAGGTCCTCACACTCATTTTGAGGTACAGGTGGATATGGGCGGTTATATGGGTCAGGTGGATCCCTCTAACTACGTATAA
- the ftsX gene encoding permease-like cell division protein FtsX — MKASSFRYLVHQGVTGIWKNRMMTFASFCILLVSLLMVGLASLTAINLTRIITGIEDKSEVVVVISDNATKENEKELEEHLKAIPNINSISLYSKDEAWKGMLESMTEEERAFFKYADENPLPDTFRLTVKDIEIMSDTTAQIETLDYVDSTQSPTSFADVLISIRRIFSIIAVAVVSALVVVSLVIISNTTRASVFARRKEINIMKYVGATNSFIRIPFFVEGMIVGILAAIGALLMTKFAYEGVYNIFSDDSAIWVILGMKKLYSFKDLLVPVSISYLAAGAVIGAVGTSISTGKHLKV; from the coding sequence ATGAAGGCTAGCAGCTTCCGTTATCTTGTCCATCAGGGCGTAACGGGTATTTGGAAAAACAGGATGATGACCTTTGCATCGTTCTGTATACTCCTTGTCAGCCTGCTTATGGTTGGTCTGGCAAGCCTTACCGCGATAAACCTTACAAGGATAATCACGGGCATTGAGGATAAAAGTGAGGTAGTTGTCGTTATAAGCGATAACGCCACAAAGGAAAATGAGAAAGAGCTGGAGGAGCACCTGAAGGCTATACCGAACATCAACAGCATTTCGCTGTACAGCAAGGATGAAGCCTGGAAGGGTATGCTCGAAAGCATGACAGAGGAGGAACGTGCATTCTTCAAGTATGCAGATGAGAACCCTCTGCCCGATACATTCAGACTGACAGTCAAGGATATAGAGATAATGAGCGATACTACGGCTCAGATAGAAACACTTGACTACGTTGATTCTACACAGTCACCTACATCCTTCGCTGATGTGCTCATAAGCATAAGAAGGATATTCAGTATCATAGCTGTGGCTGTTGTATCGGCACTTGTCGTAGTAAGTCTGGTAATTATCTCCAACACCACAAGGGCAAGCGTTTTTGCAAGACGCAAGGAGATAAATATAATGAAGTACGTCGGTGCGACAAACTCCTTCATAAGGATACCTTTCTTCGTGGAGGGTATGATAGTAGGTATTCTGGCAGCTATCGGTGCGCTGCTGATGACTAAGTTCGCATACGAAGGCGTATATAATATTTTTAGTGATGATTCAGCTATATGGGTCATACTGGGTATGAAGAAGCTCTACTCCTTCAAGGATCTGCTGGTCCCCGTAAGTATATCTTATCTTGCAGCAGGCGCTGTTATCGGCGCGGTGGGTACTTCTATCAGCACCGGCAAACACCTTAAAGTGTAA
- the ftsE gene encoding cell division ATP-binding protein FtsE: MVEFQDVSVTYNSSGVDALNKVNLKINDGDFAFVVGPSGAGKSTLIKLVLKEIDATSGTVLVNGFNLKKMRRSKVPALRRTIGVVFQDFRLIPTMTVYENVAFVLRVIDAPAKYIRSRVPYVISLVGLSDKAKCYPTELSGGEQQRVALARALVNDPQLIIADEPTGNIDPALSYEIVELLKGINECGTTILMVTHEHDLVRYFGGRIININKGSVDFDEVVGGAQDEG, from the coding sequence TTGGTAGAGTTTCAAGACGTTTCCGTCACTTACAATTCAAGTGGCGTTGACGCGCTAAACAAAGTTAATCTCAAGATCAACGACGGCGATTTCGCTTTCGTGGTCGGACCCTCGGGTGCGGGTAAATCCACCCTTATCAAGCTGGTACTTAAAGAAATAGATGCGACCAGCGGTACAGTCCTGGTAAACGGCTTCAACCTGAAAAAGATGAGAAGAAGCAAGGTTCCTGCGCTGAGAAGAACTATCGGCGTTGTGTTCCAGGATTTCAGGCTCATACCTACTATGACGGTATATGAGAACGTGGCATTCGTGCTGCGTGTTATAGACGCTCCCGCAAAGTATATCAGGAGCAGAGTCCCATACGTTATAAGTCTTGTGGGACTTTCAGACAAGGCTAAATGTTATCCTACCGAGCTTTCGGGCGGTGAACAGCAGCGTGTGGCACTGGCAAGGGCACTTGTCAATGACCCCCAGCTGATAATCGCAGACGAGCCCACGGGTAATATCGACCCTGCACTTTCTTATGAGATAGTCGAACTGCTGAAGGGCATAAATGAATGCGGCACTACCATACTAATGGTTACCCATGAGCATGATCTGGTGCGTTATTTCGGCGGACGTATAATCAACATAAACAAGGGATCTGTTGATTTCGACGAGGTAGTGGGAGGTGCACAGGATGAAGGCTAG
- a CDS encoding PucR family transcriptional regulator has product MSNRLFQSVVHQMRDTIDCVIGVIDETATIIACSELAQVGTTNEFVSLDLGDSHDIFVRDGYTYKPFGAHMKPDYAVFVEGTDEVAAKYASILAITLSSIKQYYDEKYDRNNFIKNVVLDNVLPGDVHVKARELHFSSDISRVVLLIRIVSSNDVSAYDVIQNLFPDKNKDFVFNITESDIVLVKEVASGVETKDLEKLARSISDTLSSEFYTRVNVGIGTVIEGVRDLARSFKEAQVSLEVGKVFDTDKNIVSYDDLGIARLIYHLPTTLCETFLKEVFKKGSIDSLDHETLFTIQKFFENNLNVSETSRKLFVHRNTLVYRLEKIKKLTGLDLREFDHAIIFKIALMVKKYLSANPVKF; this is encoded by the coding sequence ATGTCAAACAGATTATTTCAAAGCGTTGTTCATCAGATGCGAGACACCATCGACTGCGTTATCGGTGTTATTGACGAGACTGCGACCATAATCGCCTGCTCGGAACTGGCACAGGTAGGCACTACCAATGAGTTCGTTTCGCTGGATCTGGGAGATTCCCATGACATCTTTGTACGTGACGGTTATACCTACAAGCCTTTCGGCGCTCACATGAAGCCCGATTATGCTGTATTCGTTGAGGGTACAGATGAGGTGGCTGCCAAGTATGCCAGCATACTGGCTATCACTCTGTCCAGCATCAAGCAGTACTACGATGAGAAGTACGACAGAAACAACTTCATCAAGAATGTAGTGCTCGACAACGTACTGCCGGGTGATGTACACGTAAAGGCTAGAGAACTCCACTTCAGCTCGGATATATCAAGAGTCGTACTGCTGATAAGGATAGTATCATCCAACGATGTATCCGCTTACGATGTTATCCAGAACCTGTTCCCCGACAAGAACAAGGACTTCGTATTCAATATCACCGAGAGCGATATAGTACTTGTAAAGGAAGTTGCTTCGGGCGTTGAAACAAAGGATCTGGAGAAGCTGGCAAGAAGTATCTCTGATACTCTGTCAAGTGAGTTCTATACAAGAGTAAATGTCGGCATCGGTACTGTTATCGAGGGCGTCAGGGATCTTGCGCGTTCTTTCAAGGAAGCTCAGGTATCTCTTGAAGTCGGCAAGGTGTTTGATACTGACAAGAATATCGTTTCCTATGACGATCTGGGTATCGCAAGGCTGATATACCATCTGCCTACTACCCTGTGTGAGACTTTCCTGAAGGAAGTATTCAAGAAGGGCTCAATAGATTCTCTCGATCACGAAACACTGTTCACTATACAGAAGTTCTTCGAGAACAACCTGAACGTGTCCGAAACATCGAGAAAACTGTTTGTACACAGAAATACTCTGGTGTACAGACTTGAAAAGATAAAGAAGCTCACAGGTCTTGACCTGAGAGAATTTGACCACGCTATCATATTCAAGATAGCACTGATGGTGAAGAAGTATCTCTCCGCTAATCCTGTCAAATTCTAA